DNA sequence from the Colletotrichum destructivum chromosome 9, complete sequence genome:
GCACCTATCCCGAATAAACTCCTGCACATGCTGGGGGTCGTTCCCTCCGTCAAAAGACCACCCCTCCGTCCGAAAGAGCCGTTCCCGTCCCGATGAACTTTTCCCCATCCGTATCTATATGTTGATCACTGTTCCCGGGGCGCTCTGATCCGGTGTCCAAAGAAAATCGCATCCAATCAAAGAGGTATCGTATCATGCTGGCAAGAAACCGGTCGCTGCCTCGGCTcaagaggccgaggtcggAAAGAATCGTTTGAATCATCCAGAAACCTTCTACTGTGTCGCTCCGGTGCCTCCGAAAAAGAAGTCGAGCTCGCTGCCAGGGCCTCGTGCAAAGTGATGCTCGTTTTCCGCAAGCTGTTCCAGCAGACTGAGGAAGGgatccttctcctcgcccggaCCAGTACCCGTACTGCCATTGTTGCTCCTGTTCCCAGGGCTGGGCGCGGCAACCCCCGCAATCTTATTACCTCCTTCGTCGCCATGCCAGGCCGCCGGGCTGCCGAAGGCGTTCGTGGGCAGGCCGCCAAACATGGGATCGTAGCTGCCACCTCCCTCGTTGTTCCCGCTCGGGCCAGGCGTAGCGAAACTGAATTGCGGCGAAAAGGGGGCTGTAGGAAGCGCCGACATGTTGCCTTGATGGTGGGGTTGATGTCCGAGTGAGaagccggccgccgccgccgccgcaacaGCCGCGTTGTTGGCTGCTGTCTCGTCGTAATGGCCGTGGGATACAGCCATTGAGGGGTGCTCCATCACCTCGGGATGTGGAGGTAAGGAGGTGGGCGTTCCAAGCAGTCctggggatggatgggcagCCATTGTAGGGGTCGGATGAGAAAATGAATGGCGAGTATGAGACGGCGTCGGTAAGCCATTGGGAGGCGCCATGCTAGTGGTACTGAGAGGCGAGAGAACTTTGGCGTCAGGACGTTTCCGGCCGGACGGAGCCGTGTTCTTGCGCTTCAGGTTGGGTCGCTCTGCTTCATGCATACTGTTTGCACGAGGGGCGTAGAGATCGTGGCCCGTGTACGTATCCGTAGTGAAGTCGACAACCACATCGGAAAGGCTCAGGTTCGCTGCGTCAAAGTTGAATGTCTGCCCGCCAGGTCCGCCAATGTTGGAGTACCGGTCAAAGAAATCCTCGAGATGGAACGCCGGAGAATAGCGCATAGGGTTGTTTGCAAGGCTCTTGACTAGCTCTGAATGCGCGTTGTAGATGCCCTGGAGCGTTTCTCTCTGGTGCTGGACGCTGGCCCAGGCATATCGTAGCTCGCTTAGTTGTTGCATCTCCCTGGATAGGAAGTCTGCTGACATGCTGAACACGGTCGAATCGCCGCTGCCATGCTTGTTGTAATGGGCGCCGTGAATATGAACCGTGCCGGCCGTGCATATGCAATACCCCACAAAGGCAGGCCATTCGATGGTGCCGGTCTGCTTCCCCAGTTCCACCAGTTCCGAGATCGCGTTCGCGTGCAGGAAGCACATGTTGGTTGCCTCGATTTGCCAAGACTGGTGCTGCCCGGTGCCTGCAAGCTCGGCAAGATCGATCGGGAGAAAGGGTCGGTAGATGAGGCAATGGATGAGGTGGTAGATGAGCTTGCTCAGCACCAGAATGGTCGAGTCAGGTTGACCGAACAGCGTGTCCAGACTTGAAAAGACGTCCTCGGTACCGGAAGCCCAGATGTCCAGGTCTTGGCGAATTTTGGACAAATTCGAGAGTGAGTGCCACGGGAAGTGAGAGTCGCCCTTCACACCGCCCGCTGCCAGGTAACGGTTCGTGATGCCTAGGATGCGGCTAATGTCGATGAGCATTCCCGTGCTCCCTTGAGACTTCTTGCCGCTGCCCTGGAGAAACTGCAGGTTGGAACCGGACTGAAAGAATTCTCCGTCAACCGGGGGCACGGAAGGATTTGGCGACCAGCACGGCAACCGGAGGAGGATAGTTTTGTCGCCAACGAGTGAGGGCCGTTTGGAACCACATGCGAGAAATCGGTCTAGCAAATAGCACGTCCAGAACAGTCTCCGCCTCATCTCCCGCTCGATGGGTGTGACGCGGGCGTTGTTATCCATCTCGCGGTGAGTCTCGAGAGCCATTGCCATGCCTACTGCATTTGCTTTTGTCTGTTAGCCAACTTTTCGACACCAAGACACATCCACTTACTCATCAGCATGTACGCCTTCTTGCCTTTGCCTGCTGCAGTGAAGGCAatgacgaggagaagcagggCTTGCAGGGCATCGACCGAAGGCTCATCTGTGTCGATCTCGGCTCTGGCTCGAGAAGCATATTCTTCGCTCAGTTGAACGGCTGATTGGTATCCGCTGGGATGGGGTGTGTATCTGTCCAATGGGAGTTAGCAAGCACCCGTCAGTCATCAGGCCGTCTTTCCTACCTCGCTGCAACAGCGTATATGCCGTGGACCAAGTAGTTTGGAAGTTGGTTTAGCTGAAGCCGTTGCCGAACGGAAGACTCGTCCAAGATGTGGTATGGCTTAGAGTGAAATCGTGTGAAATAAGTGTCTAGCAGTGCGTCGGGCTGAACGCTGGGTGGCGAGGGTTCACTGGCGGTGAGGTCAGTTTATCGGCCGCGAGTCTCCTGCTAGCATCGTGGACCTACCTCGCTGGGGCAGGCGAATAGACAGCCGATTCATCGGCGTCTACTTTTGTGTCCAGCGCCAGGCGTTTGGGGTTGGGGTTCTGGTCGTCTTCTTGGGCGTCGTCTGATCGCGaggcgtcctcgtccttcacACCGGCCGTGGTTGGCGTGGTCGGGGTCTTGTCCCCTGcattcttctccttcaaTTTTGCTTCCAGACCATCTACTCTCTTTAAGAGTGCCTCCAGGACATCCGTCTTCGGTCCACGCTTCTTTGGAACGGCATCTGAAGACCGACAAAAGTAAATCCGTTAATCGCCGCCACTCTCCTTTGATTCCAGCGTCTCATCGGCATGGAATGAAATAAGGAGATCTACTCACCATATACGCAAGGGCATTGAAAAACCTGACAAGCCTCACAAGACGGGCGAAGACGGTTACATTTAATCTACAAGATGAGTTGAATTAGGCGTTGGTTCATGCATGGCGAGGAAATCTCCGTTGGACTCGGTGCCAAGAAAAGAACTGGTGCTGTCTCACCTTGCGCTTGCGGCATGACTTGCAGTTCATGGATTCCCGGGGCTCATTGCTTAGCCGGCGTGTCGGTAGGCGCTCGATACCGACCTGTGGACGGGACATGGCCACAGGGTGAACTCCTGGAGGGGATATCCCGTTCATTGATTCGTAGACTGACGCCGACATTCTCCAGAAACGCAGGATGTTGTGAGATGAGAAGAATGGAGCGTCGCGACGGAATtcggcacggcggcggccaaggcgatACGCAATGGAGTTGTTTTCGGCAAGCTGGGTGGCTAGCGTGGGCTCTTTGGCGGACAGATGCGTCGTTCACGACATGTCTAGACGGCTTCAGTATaggcgagctcgtcgtgtGGCCAACGTAGACCAAGTGTGATGACTGAGAGAGATCGTGGGGAAGTGCAGAAGCACAGAAACCAGGAAAAGAGGCCGAGCTAGCGAGCCGGCATACCGGGGACCGGTGAAGTTATGAAGGACGGGAAGGCAAAGAGGTTGCCAGGCCTGGCCTAGTAGGTAAAATGATGACtgtccccctccccgacaGCGCAGTCCGTCTAGGAGCAGGTAGACGTGTGGAGGTGGCTAGTGCAGGTGACCAGGGTGTGTTCGtccctcgtcggcctgccCTGAGTTCGGATGCATCAAGCACAAGCAGCAGGGGGATCAGAAGTGATCGGTTACAAAACCAGGGGGCAGAGATTGACAAGGACCCGGAATCCAAtcaaggcggaggaggaaggggagatTGTACGACGGGAGCAGAAAAATGAAGAAGGGAAGGTCGCAGCAATGTACACTACAAGTAATTAAATAGATTTAGTTTGTCGAGAGAGGTCCGTAGACCTCTGCCAGTCGGGCCTGGATCGCCTCAAAACGGGATGAGAGAGGGTGGGATGCAAGTGAATCGGTGAGTTGTCGGGGGCGGGCAGCCGGGAGAGCGAGCAGAAGACGAGGCATCGTGCGTCTGCTAGAACAAGGTCTGCCTTGGTGAGGAGGAGCGGAGGAAaagagagtgtgtgagaggGACACagaggcggcgaggcctgAGGAGaatgaggagaagggggggaggggcccCAAAGAGACAAGGGCCAAGGAACGCGTGAGTGAGAGTGTCTTGGGACTCCGGGAGGGACTCGGGGGAAGAGGTGGGTACAATGTTGGGGAAAGATGGAGCAGGTTGCTGGTTCGGTAGCGTGGAGGCCGGGGTATGGGGGGTAAGTCGAGAGGCTTGTATTTTTCTGTTCAAGGTCTCGATGCGACTGGTGCGctgggctggtgctggtactggtgctgttgctggtgcCAACGCTGGCGGGCCGGGATAATGggtggtggatggatggtgggTGGATGCCAGATGGTAAATGATGGGGATGGCGCCGAGCAGCCCTTgtccccttttcttttctctgcTACCTATCCTTGTGCCCCAGAGGATCCGCTCGACTCACTCATTCTCCGAGTAGTAGTAGGCAGTAGGCAGTCTAGGGTACGGAGTATGTCGCCCGGTACAAGGTCCCAGAACTGTAGCTGAGAAATGTCCGGAAATGTCCTCCACGTGATGGTCATCCACTAGGTAGTGACCGAGGTTCTGCCCATCGAAGCAGCCCGCTAAGACGACGGAAACGTATGTCGTTGGTCCATCCTAACGACCCCAATTCGACGAGGCCCGGCCGACCTAGCCCGATGTCGACTCACGCACAGCACCGAAGTTGGCTGCCGTTGCGCTGCGAGTGGCAATGAAACGAGAAGAGGGTGGCCCAACATGCTGAGCAATCAATGTCGAAGTACGGATAGTCCAAGGAGAGCGAGTCGCGGCAAAGCCAAAGgcagggccagggccagaCAGGGACAGGGCAGATGTAGCCCGTCGCTACCCTCAACCTTCAACCTTCTTTTTTGTAGCGTATGTAAGTAAAACAAGCTCTGTTATGCCGTAGGACAGCGGCAGTTCCAgcagggaagaagaagaaaccgGTCAGGGTGAGACCACTGGTAGCCGACAAGGTGCGTCAGCATTGAGCTGTCAGACCCCAGGCGTTgctgttcttgttgttgcgAGGTGACGAGTCTGACGACGGACCTACCTCTTCGAGACGGGCAGTTGCAGACCTCGCGTGGCTACAAAGCGCCATGTACCTGCTTTgtggcgtcggcgtccgtTTCTCCTCGTCTCACACGACCCGAGATACATATGAGAGAGCATGAACGTGGACCAGGCAACCAGGGTCGGGTTGAAGGGATGTGTGGAGTCTCCAAGAGATGAGAAGTGAGCATATGGGCAGGCATAGGTTCGCAATGCGTGTCGTCACTATCACTGCAGCGGGCCACTGTAGCGCCGGCCTCTGTAATGAGGTCTGCAAGCAAGAGGGATGCGAGATGGACAGGCAGGTCGACTTTTCCCAGACGGGGCTggtcagcagcagccgggcAACAGTGTAGAAGGGCAGCAGACCATCTTAGGCGGCGGTCAGGGTCGTTTCTAAGCCTAAGGTACCACCTGAGGACGAGGGATACCAACCAAGCAGGATGCCAGGAGCTGTCCAAGTCGGGCATTCGTTTCGAGACTGACTGGCTTGCCCGAGGGCCTAGGTTGAGTGGAGCTGAACAGCTGAGCAGCGCGCAATAGAAGTCTCCCCCAGCACCCGCGGAGAACAAGCATCAGGGAGC
Encoded proteins:
- a CDS encoding uncharacterized protein (Putative zn(2)Cys(6) fungal-type DNA-binding domain, transcription factor domain, fungi), producing MSASVYESMNGISPPGVHPVAMSRPQVGIERLPTRRLSNEPRESMNCKSCRKRKIKCNRLRPSCEACQVFQCPCVYDAVPKKRGPKTDVLEALLKRVDGLEAKLKEKNAGDKTPTTPTTAGVKDEDASRSDDAQEDDQNPNPKRLALDTKVDADESAVYSPAPASEPSPPSVQPDALLDTYFTRFHSKPYHILDESSVRQRLQLNQLPNYLVHGIYAVAARYTPHPSGYQSAVQLSEEYASRARAEIDTDEPSVDALQALLLLVIAFTAAGKGKKAYMLMTNAVGMAMALETHREMDNNARVTPIEREMRRRLFWTCYLLDRFLACGSKRPSLVGDKTILLRLPCWSPNPSVPPVDGEFFQSGSNLQFLQGSGKKSQGSTGMLIDISRILGITNRYLAAGGVKGDSHFPWHSLSNLSKIRQDLDIWASGTEDVFSSLDTLFGQPDSTILVLSKLIYHLIHCLIYRPFLPIDLAELAGTGQHQSWQIEATNMCFLHANAISELVELGKQTGTIEWPAFVGYCICTAGTVHIHGAHYNKHGSGDSTVFSMSADFLSREMQQLSELRYAWASVQHQRETLQGIYNAHSELVKSLANNPMRYSPAFHLEDFFDRYSNIGGPGGQTFNFDAANLSLSDVVVDFTTDTYTGHDLYAPRANSMHEAERPNLKRKNTAPSGRKRPDAKVLSPLSTTSMAPPNGLPTPSHTRHSFSHPTPTMAAHPSPGLLGTPTSLPPHPEVMEHPSMAVSHGHYDETAANNAAVAAAAAAGFSLGHQPHHQGNMSALPTAPFSPQFSFATPGPSGNNEGGGSYDPMFGGLPTNAFGSPAAWHGDEGGNKIAGVAAPSPGNRSNNGSTGTGPGEEKDPFLSLLEQLAENEHHFARGPGSELDFFFGGTGATQ